In a genomic window of Sus scrofa isolate TJ Tabasco breed Duroc chromosome 4, Sscrofa11.1, whole genome shotgun sequence:
- the SH2D2A gene encoding SH2 domain-containing protein 2A, which yields MELPLAQIGAQGSREAPAVTFSTFQPMDLNRRSCQGLGSLPGPRLQAPKAEEAQPSPRAPTVHVAAPGATCSPKDIGKAEEMPREEALSLQAETLAWFQKTQAHELLQHGEAPAWFHGFITRREAERLLETEPQGCYLVRFSESAVTFVLTYRSRTCCRHFLLAQLRDGRHVVLGEDSAHARLQDLLLHYTAGPLSPYGEKLTEPLPRQTPEPVGLSLRTEESDSGSKSQDSQPQYSPILKKEQSAAFKQKEGAGEPKEPTQPPRPKPRIPARPHLPPEVYTSPAPRPRPTPPHKPSNPIYHEPDEPIAFYAMGRGSPGEAPSNIYAEVEVKVPDSGGESPPRILRHEVLRKCQSRPVLGSQNPGSQQLHSQNSVAEPGLPLPHQPLPRWGHTLPHNLPRQVLQDRGQAWLPLGPPQ from the exons ATGGAGCTCCCCCTGGCCCAGATAGGCGCCCAAG GGAGTCGAGAAGCCCCCGCTGTAACCTTCAGCACCTTCCAGCCCATGGACTTGAACCGCCGGAGCTGCCAGGGCCTGGGTTCGCTTCCGGGACCCAGACTCCAGGCCCCGAAGGCCGAagaagcccagcccagccccagggccccgaCTGTCCACGTGGCG GCCCCAGGCGCTACGTGCAGCCCAAAAGACATTGGGAAGGCTGAAGAGATGCCTAGAGAAGAAGCCTTGTCCCTACAGGCAGAGACTCTGGCTTGGTTCCAGAAGACCCAGGCCCATGAGCTCCTGCAGCACGGGGAAGCCCCTGCCTGGTTCCACGGCTTCATCACCCGGAG AGAGGCCGAAAGGTTGCTGGAAACAGAGCCTCAGGGATGTTACTTGGTGCGTTTCAGCGAGAGCGCCGTGACCTTTGTGCTGACTTACAG GAGCCGGACTTGCTGCCGCCACTTCCTGCTGGCCCAGCTCCGGGACGGGCGCCACGTGGTGCTGGGCGAGGACAGCGCCCACGCGCGGCTGCAGGACCTGCTGCTGCACTACACGGCGGGACCGCTCAGCCCCTACGGGGAGAAGCTCACCGAGCCCCTCCCCCGCCAG ACTCCTGAGCCCGTAGGACTGTCCCTAAGGACTGAAGAATCAGACTCTGGAAGCAAAAGCCAGGACTCACAACCTCAGTACAGTCCAATTCTCAAAAAGGAGCAGAGCGCAGCCTTCAAGCAGAAAGAGGGGGCCGGAGAGCCAAAGGAG CCCACCCAGCCGCCCAGGCCTAAGCCTCGCATCCCCGCCAGACCCCACCTGCCCCCCGAAGTCTACACAAGCCCCGCTCCGAGACCCCGCCCAACCCCGCCCCACAAGCCCTCCAACCCCATCTACCACGAACCTGACGAGCCCATAGCTTTCTATGCCATGGGCCGGGGCAGCCCCGGGGAAGCCCCCAGCAACATTTATGCCGAGGTGGAGGTGAAAGTGCCTGATTCAGGGGGTGAGAGCCCGCCGCGCATCCTCAGGCACGAAGTCCTACGGAAGTGCCAGTCCAGGCCTGTCCTAGGAAGCCAG AATCCGGGTAGCCAGCAACTGCATTCTCAGAACTCTGTGGCTGAACCAGGCCTTCCTCTGCCCCATCAGCCCCTGCCCCGCTGGGGGCACACCCTCCCCCACAACCTTCCTAGGCAGGTGCTTCAGGACAGAGGACAGGCGTGGCTCCCCCTGGGGCCTCCTCAGTAG